A genomic stretch from Caloenas nicobarica isolate bCalNic1 chromosome 3, bCalNic1.hap1, whole genome shotgun sequence includes:
- the SLC30A10 gene encoding calcium/manganese antiporter SLC30A10, producing MGRYSGKTCRLIFMLVLTVGFFVAELVSGYLGNSIALVSDSFNMLSDIISLCVGLSTGRIARRSRRGPRATYGYSRAEAVGALCNAVFLTALCFTIFVEAILRLARPEPIDDAQLVLIVGTLGLAVNLVGLLVFQDWGRACCRRRRPPDPPPAAATTGEADEAGDSPNDQKSPEEGSEKKKEKKSEALNIRGVLLHVMGDALGSVVVVVAATIFHVLPLGNAPCNWQCYIDPSLTIIMVFIILSSAFPLIKETSTILLQMVPKGVNMQLLTDRLSRVPGVSSLHEVHVWELAGGKNIATLHVKCQTPTDYQDAAYKIRKVFHEAGIHSVTIQPEYIDHKTSQLLCSSPCISAACDSQLCCSQREPPPAKTNGYAEKNNSCFSVLHKDNGSSKNDIEIPIEYPGAEDSVKNVKNCDVSADKSRLGSTRL from the exons ATGGGGCGGTACTCGGGGAAGACGTGTCGCCTCATCTTCATGCTGGTGCTGACCGTCGGCTTCTTCGTGGCCGAGCTGGTGTCGGGCTACCTGGGCAACTCCATCGCGCTGGTGTCCGACTCCTTCAACATGCTCTCGGACATCATCTCCCTCTGCGTGGGGCTCTCCACCGGGCGCATCGCCCGGCGCAgccgccgcggcccccgcgCCACCTACGGCTACAGCCGCGCCGAGGCGGTGGGAGCCCTGTGCAACGCCGTCTTCCTCACCGCCCTCTGCTTCACCATCTTCGTGGAGGCCATCCTCCGCCTCGCCCGGCCCGAGCCCATCGACGACGCCCAGCTGGTGCTCATTGTCGGCACCCTCGGCCTCGCTGTCAACCTGGTGGGGCTCCTCGTCTTCCAGGACTGGGGGCGCGCCTgttgccgccgccgccgcccgcccgaCCCGCCGCCCGCTGCCGCCACGACGGGGGAGGCGGATGAAGCAG GTGATTCACCAAATGACCAAAAAAGCCCTGAAGAGGggtctgagaagaaaaaagagaaaaagtctGAAGCCTTGAACATCAGAG GTGTTCTTTTGCATGTTATGGGAGATGCACTTGGATCTGTGGTTGTGGTAGTTGCTGCTACAATCTTCCATGTGCTCCCTCTGGGGAATGCTCCGTGTAACTGGCAGTGCTACATTGACCCAAGCCTGACAATAATTATGGTGTTCATCATCTTGTCTTCTGCATTCCCACTTATCAAGGAGACCTCAACTATTTTGTTGCAGATGGTTCCCAAAGGTGTTAATATGCAACTACTGA CTGACAGACTATCTCGTGTACCAGGGGTTAGCAGCCTTCACGAGGTGCATGTTTGGGAGCTTGCAGGTGGGAAGAATATCGCTACTCTTCATGTCAAGTGCCAAACCCCTACTGATTATCAAGATGCTGCTTATAAAATACGGAAGGTTTTCCATGAAGCAGGGATCCATTCGGTGACCATCCAGCCCGAGTACATTGACCACAAGACctcccagctcctgtgcagctcCCCCTGCATCTCAGCAGCTTGTGActctcagctgtgctgcagccagcgGGAGCCCCCCCCAGCTAAAACTAACGGCTATgctgagaaaaataacagttgcttttctgtgctgcataAAGACAATGGTTCAAGTAAAAATGATATTGAAATCCCTATTGAGTACCCAGGGGCAGAGGATAgtgttaaaaatgtgaaaaattgtGATGTGTCTGCTGACAAATCACGGTTGGGCAGTACACGACTTTAG